Part of the Zingiber officinale cultivar Zhangliang chromosome 8A, Zo_v1.1, whole genome shotgun sequence genome, AACTGAACAATATTAACCTTGCTATATGAACATTTATTATTTCACAAACTAGTAGCAAAATGGCTAAGAAACAACACGAGTTAAACCAATCACAATCTTCAATCTACTTCAAAATCATAATGAATTAGAAGAAACTAATTCCATTCCGTGACAGTTAAATTGGTTGGCACAGAGTTCAGTTGCAAGCTGATGGTTAGTGCCAAAGCCTTGTGCATAATCCTTTGTGCAGCAATGGTTTCTCCCCTGTGCATATGCCATCCATGAAAGCATCCATCAGTTGGGCCACCAGACTCTCAGGTTCGTCGATCAGAACATCGATGAACGTGCTAACAACCCTTCGTTCCTGAGGGGTAGCTTTCAGACTGAACCAAGTGAGGAACTTCACCCGGAACTCCTTCTCCATGTGCCCCTCGCATTCCAGCCATCTGATCACCTTGACGCAATACTCGTACTGTCTCTCTGCTGATTCCTTCTTGCTGTCAGAATCCGGTGTGTCATTGGCATTCGCCTCACAAGGCCCCAAACTTGATGGCAGTGTTAAATGCCTTTCGTTGTTGTCACTGGCATCCTCGGACGGTAAAACCTTGTGGTGATTGGCATGGTTGTTATCACTGTTGTTTGTTGAACCTTTCTGTGAATCTGATCGAATGATCATTGGTAGCTCAACCATGTCCTGTTCCTTCtttgaaaacaaaataaattctTCGCCAATGTAAGCACTACCGGAGTTCCGGGTTGAGCATTGGCCGCTATTGCCAATGAGGCCCTGTGTCACACATTTGGCCTCCCACTTACCAAGCTCCTTGATGCTACTAAAAGGAGAAACTCTGAAGTAATATTCAGTTGTAGGGCTAAGTCCCGATATCATAATCTTCGTATCCGGCCTCAGTACAAGGCAGGTGGGTTCTTCTGGATAGCTTACTTCATCGTACTTTCGATACCAAAGCGAACAACCTATAATGTTTTCTTCGAACATATCATCTTGGGATTGAAGAGACACTACGACAGAGAATGGAGATATGTCTTCAAAATCAATATGGAATGCTTGGAAGCCTTTACCAACTGATCGAAACAAATCATGAAACAGTCAGTGCAGCAAAGCAACCGACAGAATCTGAAGTAACCACAAATAGAACATGAAGAGAGAAAATCGCACCAGGAGCATTCGGTAGGTCAGAAGAAGTGGTAAGTAGGGAGTCCGCGACCTCCAGCGCAGAGGCACAGAGCCTTTGAACTTCTGCACCACAATTAAGTCGGTTGACTATGCCCCGTGCCATTACCGTCGAGACCTTGGCAAGAGGTCCAACTTCTTTCTTGAGTATCCTTACAGCCAAGTTGACAACACTTTGTAGCTCTTTGTAGCATTCAGTTCCTTTGAGCATTTTGTGAGACAGAAATAAGCGCTCACATAATACATCAACTCGCCTAGCCTCCTTTGCAGCGAGCATCTGTTTTCGCCAGCATCTGCAGAAATGACGCATAAAAAGTCTGTTAAACACTAGCACAATAGTATCTTTGCCAGCGCGAGTTATTCGATAAGTTCTATGATATGGCAATAAAGTGAAAAACACAGCAATGTATGCTTGAATTGCAGTAAACGGTAAGTAGAATGGCAATATCATTGAAGTACTatagttattaaataatatttgtcATGCAAGATCAACTAAAATGACATAAGTTAGAAATCATTGTGTTCTAAATGTCAATTTACCCGATCAGCCAATTTGCTTTCCCACAGCAAACACAATAGAAGCTGGCATCCAATTTTGGGGAACACCCAGTCTTCAATATGCCAGCTTTTTCATGCTTAAGGGCACATTTCAAGTGGCATGACATACCACATGATTTTCCACGATAAGGAGGATCTGAATTGCAAAATAACCATAGACTAGGATCCTTGTTGTCATCGTAATGATGGCAGATGCAGCAAGAACATCGCTTACAGTATCCGACGTCTAGAGTTAATGTGGCTCGACAAGCTGGATTTTGGCAGATTAAGGTGGTGTTGTGCTCTTCTGTGACTTTCACCATAGCATGAGTTGTTATATCAGGAGCAATCTGTATCgcaatttcttttttccttttcttcttcaatcCGTTTTGACTCTTTGGTATGATCGATAAAGGGCTTGCTATATCTTCTTTTCCAATATTTCGAGAAACTAGCTTAAGCAAATGTTCAATCATCTTAGGCTTGCTTACTCCAGTGTACTTCCTTTCTCTTCCCATCTCAGCACAAATTAGTTGGAGAAGCTCCCGACGACTCCACGACTGGAGAATTTCAGGTGCACTGTCAGCCCACCGTGATATTTCATGAactagctctctcttctcctccaaatttagaTGGCTGCATTTTGAAGGGTCTATTACAAAACctggatattaaaaggaatgtCAGTTATCAAAAAGTTTCAGTTTCAaagaataaattatttaagtgaAATTCTGCAATACATATGGAAGTTTTACCTTATATTTCCATAGCTTTATCATGTAGAATAAGTAATCATGAAATTTTAGGAATTTCAACAAAACACAATGACTGAATACAAATTGATAGCCATCGTGCCCGGTAACGAAGAATTAAAACATAGAGTTGTCAGTGAATGTCTTATACGATAATAACCTAAGTTTACCATGAAATTAGTCTAAACAAAGCCAAATAGGAGGTGATGCAAAGCTTGTAGAAGAATACTCAGAGCAGATGGTCTGAAGATTGATGATACTTTTTGAGTTGCATTATGCTCAGCTCTTGCTTTTGATCATAACTTGAGGCAAAAGGACATCTGATGGTAGATGGAAGAAAAGAAAATGCTCCGGCAATTTAAAGCAAACAACTGAGTCAGTTGCATGACAAGAAGACAAACAGACAGGATAAGCACATAGTGGTAAAAGACAAGGCGAAGCAAACAAGAAAAAGCACAGTCAAATCTGAGGAACCGTCTCATCATAAACTCTCAACTTGCGAGTCAGCTCACACCAGAAAGTCACTTGCTATTTCCTCTTTAAAAGTCATGCTAGGTCCTTTGATTTTTGAGTTGGATAAAGCAGCCAAAAGCTGTTACATGAGCAAAATTCGTAATAGATTTTCAATGACTTAAACGACATGATATTGGATTCTTCCAGAGAAGTGATAATGTCATAAATAAAACAAATATATATGAATGCTTTGCAGGAGAATCTCTTTGCCAGGTTCCGGAACTATCTTGAGAAGTCTAATAACCACTTCTGCCACCAAAATTATTCAAGAAGAAAAACGAATCTTGTTCATAATATGAGGCTTCATCTTGTAGTACAATGGCATAAGGACACAAACAACTGTTTAATGGTGATCTCAGTAACTCTATGTCAAAAACATTTTAGCCTGAATTGTCCACTGTTTCACCCTCAAAATTACGCCAAACAATCGGATTTATCTTTCTGAGCACACTTTCTGAAGGTTATAAATTCAACGACAATAAACCATCAGGGAAATAGAAATAAGCATCCTGGAAAGAAGGCAGGTTGAAGCATACCAGCATGCATGGTCATCCtgttcaaaaattctaaaaaggACCAATGAAGATTTTGCATAAGAACAATTCAAGAAGCTCTCGGATTTACTTTCTAATAGTCTATTTCTGCATTAGGAGCATACTACATGTAATATCTTTGATAGAAAGAAAGATCTGAACTTTATCCTAAACATTGGATGAAAACTTTCATGCAACAGTGATACATACTCCAGTATTTTTACAAGTAAATCTCAAGTGTC contains:
- the LOC122009373 gene encoding VIN3-like protein 2 — its product is MGRERKYTGVSKPKMIEHLLKLVSRNIGKEDIASPLSIIPKSQNGLKKKRKKEIAIQIAPDITTHAMVKVTEEHNTTLICQNPACRATLTLDVGYCKRCSCCICHHYDDNKDPSLWLFCNSDPPYRGKSCGMSCHLKCALKHEKAGILKTGCSPKLDASFYCVCCGKANWLIGCWRKQMLAAKEARRVDVLCERLFLSHKMLKGTECYKELQSVVNLAVRILKKEVGPLAKVSTVMARGIVNRLNCGAEVQRLCASALEVADSLLTTSSDLPNAPVGKGFQAFHIDFEDISPFSVVVSLQSQDDMFEENIIGCSLWYRKYDEVSYPEEPTCLVLRPDTKIMISGLSPTTEYYFRVSPFSSIKELGKWEAKCVTQGLIGNSGQCSTRNSGSAYIGEEFILFSKKEQDMVELPMIIRSDSQKGSTNNSDNNHANHHKVLPSEDASDNNERHLTLPSSLGPCEANANDTPDSDSKKESAERQYEYCVKVIRWLECEGHMEKEFRVKFLTWFSLKATPQERRVVSTFIDVLIDEPESLVAQLMDAFMDGICTGEKPLLHKGLCTRLWH